A window from Populus trichocarpa isolate Nisqually-1 chromosome 3, P.trichocarpa_v4.1, whole genome shotgun sequence encodes these proteins:
- the LOC7491902 gene encoding replication protein A 70 kDa DNA-binding subunit E produces MNLTEGAISKITSGGATSAELKPTLQVTDLKQVQTKQPQQSDRFRLVLSDGSHLQQAMLGTQINHLVKDGNLRIGSIVQLNQYTCTTVQGRMIIIILELALVAEDCELIGNPVSAQRSSGPSPSPVAQPGNVNASPKSFGTNSVTGGVVGNQNMSAAPVQSPEINQFHNTPPSSNYGPGRFAPTNAPPLYPKVEATAGSVPSSGLYVNQNAGYLNPRPEISQPHMGSYSRPPQSAYQQPPPMYSNRGPVARNEAPPRIIPITALNPYQGRWTIKARVTAKGELRHYNNTRGDGKVFSFDLLDSDGGEIRVTCFNQVADQFYHQIEAGRVYLISKGNLKPAQKNFNHLRHDLEIFLESTSTIQPCFEDDNTIPKQQFHFRPISDVEDMENNSVVDVIGVVTSIAPTTSLMRKNGTETQKRTLQLKDMSGRSVELTLWGNFCNAEGQRLQHICDSGGFPVLAVKSGRISEFSGKAVGTISTSQLFIEPDSPEANRLKEWFDRDGRNTPSLSISRETSTLGRSDVMKTISQIKDERLGTSEKPDWITVPATVIYVKSDNFCYTACPIMSGERPCNKKVTNNGDGKWRCEKCDQSVDECDYRYILQFQIQDHTGISWVTAFQECGEEIMGISAKDLHYLKHEQQDDEGFSKVLRQVLFSRYVFKLKVKEETFSDEQRVKSTVVKSEKVNYSSQSRLLLDMMEKFKSGNDTSFACKAESSYHNPGVNNAVIGNFGSRQAGPPGSNPVGSTSYTGNVGLPANQLGQYGNQQNPMFPMQSSSGAYRSCNSCGATSHSSANCPSMVNAPGQSMGGSYANRTSQGGTGECYKCHQVGHWARDCPGLSSSGKMGGISKQHVGGF; encoded by the exons ATGAATCTGACGGAAGGAGCAATATCCAAGATAACGAGCGGAGGAGCCACCTCGGCCGAACTGAAGCCGACGCTGCAAGTGACAGATTTGAAGCAGGTGCAGACGAAGCAACCGCAACAGAGTGATCGGTTTCGGTTGGTTTTATCTGATGGGTCTCATTTGCAACAAGCTATGCTTGGGACTCAAATTAATCATTTGGTTAAAGACGGGAACTTGCGGATTGGTTCTATTGTTCAGTTGAATCAGTATACTTGTACTACCGTTCAAGGCCGCAT gattattattattctcgAATTGGCCCTGGTAGCTGAAGATTGTGAGTTGATTGGAAATCCTGTATCGGCTCAAAGATCTTCAGGGCCTTCACCATCACCGGTTGCTCAACCAGGAAACGTCAATGCAAGTCCTAAATCATTTGGTACCAACTCAGTTACTGGTGGTGTGGTTGGGAATCAAAATATGTCTGCAGCACCTGTACAAAGCCCTGAGATAAATCAGTTTCATAATACACCCCCTTCTAGCAATTATGGCCCAGGAAGGTTTGCTCCAACAAATGCTCCACCACTTTATCCGAAAGTAGAAGCTACTGCTGGATCAGTTCCATCAAGCGGGTTGTATGTTAATCAGAATGCAGGTTACCTTAACCCTAGACCAGAAATTTCACAGCCTCATATGGGAAGTTATTCCCGCCCCCCACAGTCAGCATATCAGCAACCGCCTCCAATGTACAGTAACAGAGGACCAGTTGCTAGGAATGAGGCTCCTCCAAGGATCATTCCAATAACAGCATTGAATCCATACCAGGGTAGGTGGACTATTAAGGCTAGGGTGACTGCAAAAGGAGAGCTCAGGCATTATAATAATACTCGTGGTGATGGTAAAGTTTTCTCCTTCGATCTTCTTGATTCTGATGGCGGAGAGATCAGAGTGACCTGCTTTAACCAGGTGGCTGACCAATTCTACCACCAGATTGAAGCTGGCAGGGTTTATTTGATTTCCAAGGGAAATTTAAAACCTGCTCAAAAGAATTTCAACCACCTTCGTCATGATCTAGAAATTTTCCTGGAGAGCACTTCAACCATACAGCCATGCTTTGAGGATGACAACACAATTCCAAAGCAGCAATTTCATTTCCGTCCCATTAGTGATGTTGAAGACATGGAGAACAATAGTGTTGTGGATGTAATTGGGGTGGTAACATCCATTGCTCCCACTACTTCGTTAATGAGAAAAAATGGGACAGAAACTCAGAAGAGAACCCTCCAATTGAAGGATATGTCTGGTCGAAGTGTTGAATTAACCCTCTGGGGAAATTTCTGCAATGCTGAGGGTCAAAGGCTACAACACATCTGTGATTCAGGAGGTTTCCCTGTTCTTGCTGTCAAATCAGGTAGAATCAGTGAATTTAGTGGGAAGGCAGTGGGGACTATATCTACAAGTCAGCTATTTATAGAACCAGATTCTCCAGAGGCTAACAGGCTAAAGGAATGGTTTGACAGAGATGGGAGGAACACTCcttctctttcaatttctaGGGAAACTTCAACTTTGGGTAGGTCAGATGTCATGAAGACTATTTCTCAAATAAAGGATGAGAGGCTAGGAACATCTGAGAAGCCTGATTGGATCACTGTCCCTGCGACTGTTATATATGTTAAGTCTGACAATTTCTGCTATACAGCTTGCCCCATCATGTCAGGGGAACGGCCATGCAATAAAAAAGTCACCAATAATGGAGATGGGAAGTGGCGGTGTGAAAAGTGTGATCAATCTGTGGATGAATGTGACTACAGATATATACTCCAGTTTCAGATACAGGACCATACTGGCATATCATGGGTGACTGCATTCCAGGAATGTGGTGAGGAGATAATGGGTATATCTGCAAAAGATTTGcattatttgaagcatgaacaGCAAGATGATGAGGGATTTTCAAAAGTACTTCGCCAGGTTCTGTTTAGTAGATATGTATTCAAGTTAAAAGTGAAGGAGGAAACTTTCAGTGATGAACAGCGTGTAAAGTCTACTGTTGTCAAATCAGAAAAGGTGAATTATTCATCTCAGTCCAGGCTTCTTCTGGATATGATGGAGAAGTTTAAATCAGGGAATGATACTTCTTTTGCCTGCAAAGCAGAATCTAGTTACCATAACCCTGGTGTGAATAATGCTGTAATTGGAAATTTTGGAAGCAGACAAGCTGGACCACCAGGATCAAACCCTGTGGGGAGCACCAGCTATACTGGTAATGTCGGGTTACCAGCAAATCAATTGGGCCAGTATGGAAACCAGCAAAACCCTATGTTCCCCATGCAAAGTTCTTCCGGTGCTTATCGAAGCTGCAACAGCTGTGGGGCCACCAGTCATAGCTCAGCAAATTGCCCAAGTATGGTGAATGCTCCGGGGCAGTCTATGGGAGGGAGCTATGCCAATAGAACTTCTCAGGGGGGCACTGGTGAATGCTATAAATGCCATCAAGTTGGGCACTGGGCAAGAGACTGCCCTGGGTTAAGCAGCTCTGGCAAAATGGGAGGTATTTCAAAGCAACATGTGGGTGGTTTCTGA
- the LOC18097003 gene encoding uncharacterized protein LOC18097003: protein MECQTTTGKRACRSIESRFQKRKGRGKTKSSMKRLEAEMAEIGEQQKRVKKGQMEIRERFKEMEFECDQLKKETFLISKQAGRNQQRLNLMFKIVKAREENNISEADKLTQSLRECMKHNMENNP from the exons ATGGAGTGCCAAACGACAACTGGGAAAAGGGCTTGCAGATCGATTGAGAGCAGGTTTCAG aaaagaaaaggacgtggaaaaacaaaatcaagcatgAAAAGGTTGGAAGCAGAGATGGCAGAGATCGGTGAACAgcaaaaaagagttaaaaaaggGCAAATGGAAATAAGGGAGAGGTTTAAGGAGATGGAATTTGAGTGTGATCAACTCAAGAAGGAAACATTCCTTATCTCGAAACAGGCTGGACGCAATCAACAACGACTAAATCTTATGTTCAAAATCGTAAAAGCTcgagaagaaaataatatttctgaAGCTGACAAACTCACTCAATCTCTTCG AGAATGCATGAAGCACAACATGGAAAACAATCCCTGA
- the LOC7465473 gene encoding probable methyltransferase PMT21: protein MKHKDGKPGSHPDKNSRAFPMAMMFVVLCGLSFYLGGIFCSERDKIEVKDVAKVVSSPKESSVAPLQIKSTAFPECSSDYQDYTPCTDPRRWKKYGNHRLTFMERHCPPVFERKECLVPPPEGYKPPITWPKSRDQCWYRNVPYDWINKQKSNQNWLRKEGEKFLFPGGGTMFPRGVGAYVDLMQDLIPEMKDGTIRTAIDTGCGVASWGGDLLDRGILTVSLAPRDNHEAQVQFALERGIPAILGIISTQRLPFPSNAFDMAHCSRCLIPWTEFGGIYLLEVHRILRPGGFWVLSGPPVNYENHWRGWNTTVEEQKSDYEKLQELLTSMCFKLYDKKDDIAVWQKASDNSCYSKLTYPDAYPPKCDDSLEPDSAWYTPFRPCVVVPSPRIKKSVMESIPKWPQRLHVTPERILDVHGGSASAFKHDDSKWKIRAKHYKKLLPALGSNKIRNVMDMNTVYGGFAAAVIDDPLWVMNVVSSYAANTLPVVFDRGLIGTFHDWCEAFSTYPRTYDLLHLDGLFTAESHRCDMKYVLLEMDRILRPAGYAIIRESSYFMDAISTIARGMRWSCRGEDTEYGVEKEKILICQKKLWHSSNQSSR, encoded by the exons ATGAAGCATAAAGATGGAAAACCAGGGTCCCATCCTGATAAAAACTCCAGGGCTTTTCCCATGGCGATGATGTTTGTGGTACTCTGTGGGCTTTCATTCTATCTTGGTGGAATTTTCTGTTCTGAGAGAGATAAAATTGAGGTCAAGGACGTGGCAAAGGTGGTCTCCTCACCCAAGGAATCGTCAGTTGCTCCTCTCCAAATTAAATCCACTGCATTTCCTGAATGCAGCAGCGACTATCAAGACTACACTCCATGCACGGATCCAAGG AGGTGGAAGAAATATGGTAATCATCGGCTTACTTTCATGGAACGCCACTGTCCTCCGGTTTTTGAAAGGAAGGAATGCTTAGTTCCACCACCGGAAGGGTATAAGCCTCCAATCACATGGCCAAAGAGCAGGGATCAATGTTGGTACAG GAATGTACCATATGATTGGATTAACAAGCAGAAATCTAACCAGAACTGGCTGAGAAAAGAGGGGGAGAAGTTCCTCTTTCCTGGTGGGGGCACTATGTTTCCCAGAGGAGTGGGTGCCTATGTTGATCTGATGCAAGATCTTATCCCTGAAATGAAAGATGGGACCATTCGCACTGCCATTGATACTGGGTGTGGG gtTGCTAGCTGGGGAGGTGATCTATTAGATCGCGGGATTCTAACTGTTTCTCTTGCCCCAAGAGATAACCATGAGGCTCAAGTCCAGTTTGCATTAGAACGTGGAATTCCTGCAATTCTCGGCATCATTTCCACACAAAGACTTCCCTTCCCATCAAATGCATTCGATATGGCTCATTGCTCCAGATGTCTTATCCCATGGACAGAATTTG GTGGAATTTATCTTCTGGAAGTTCACCGTATTCTCCGTCCCGGTGGCTTCTGGGTTCTGTCTGGTCCTCCTGTTAACTATGAAAACCATTGGCGAGGCTGGAATACTACTGTGGAAGAGCAGAAATCTGATTATGAAAAGTTGCAAGAACTGCTGACTTCGATGTGCTTCAAATTGTATGACAAAAAGGATGACATTGCTGTGTGGCAGAAAGCTTCAGATAATAGTTGCTACAGCAAACTTACCTATCCCGATGCCTACCCACCTAAGTGCGATGATAGCCTTGAACCAGATTCAGCATGGTACACTCCATTCCGCCCTTGCGTTGTTGTTCCAAGCCCAAGAATTAAGAAATCAGTTATGGAGTCCATCCCCAAATGGCCACAGAGGTTGCATGTTACACCTGAACGCATTTTAGATGTTCATGGTGGGAGTGCTAGTGCTTTTAAGCATGATGACAGCAAGTGGAAGATTCGTGCAAAGCACTACAAGAAGTTGCTCCCAGCACTTGGGTCTAATAAGATAAGAAATGTTATGGACATGAATACAGTTTATGGAGGTTTTGCTGCAGCTGTGATTGATGATCCCCTGTGGGTCATGAATGTGGTCTCTTCCTATGCTGCCAACACACTTCCTGTTGTTTTTGACCGTGGCCTCATCGGAACTTTTCATGATTG gtGTGAAGCTTTCTCAACTTATCCTCGAACTTATGATCTCCTTCACCTTGATGGCCTCTTCACTGCAGAAAGCCACAG ATGTGATATGAAGTATGTGCTTTTGGAGATGGATCGGATCCTAAGACCTGCGGGTTATGCAATAATACGAGAATCCAGCTATTTCATGGATGCCATTTCTACCATTGCCAGGGGTATGAGGTGGAGCTGCCGTGGAGAAGACACCGAATATGGAGTtgagaaagagaaaatattgatttgcCAGAAGAAACTCTGGCATTCCTCTAACCAAAGTTCAAGATGA
- the LOC7465472 gene encoding uncharacterized protein LOC7465472: MDSIKPFALRRHVYKSKQRKQWKREENIKKNRERRETMERLKTDMVEISEGQERLKEGQREIRQKFEEIESECHKLKEETMNIAKQSDCNQIRINLMFSILKARQDNNFSHAEHLTQLLREEMGRQEEGKPGLVG; this comes from the exons ATGGACTCGATCAAGCCTTTTGCTCTGCGCCGCCATGTATACAAGTCTAAACAGAGGAAACAATGG aaaagagaagaaaatatcaaGAAGAACAGGGAGAGGAGGGAGACAATGGAACGGCTGAAAACAGATATGGTAGAGATCAGTGAGGGACAAGAACGCTTAAAGGAAGGGCAACGAGAAATAAGACAAAAGTTTGAAGAGATAGAATCTGAATGCCACAAACTCAAAGAGGAGACAATGAACATAGCCAAGCAGAGTGATTGCAATCAAATCAGGATCAACCTTATGTTTAGCATTTTGAAAGCACGTCAAGACAACAACTTTTCCCATGCCGAACACCTTACTCAGCTACTCCG TGAGGAAATGGGAAGGCAGGAAGAAGGAAAGCCGGGCCTGGTTGGCTGA
- the LOC7491903 gene encoding 60S ribosomal protein L13-1, whose translation MVKHNNVVPNGHFKKHWQNYVKTWFNQPARKTRRRIARQKKAVKIFPRPTAGPLRPIVHGQTLKYNMKVRAGRGFSLEELKAAGIPKKLAPTIGIAVDHRRKNRSLEGIQANIRRLNTYKAKLVVFPRRARKLKAGDSAPEELATATQVQGQFMPIVREKASVELVKVTEEMKSFKAYDKLRAERTNARHVGVRLKRAAEAEKEEKK comes from the exons ATGGTTAAGCATAACAATGTTGTGCCCAATGGGCACTTCAAGAAGCACTGGCAAAACTATGTCAAGACATGGTTTAACCAACCAGCCCGAAAGACTCGCAGACGCATCG CTCGTCAGAAGAAGGCAGTCAAGATCTTTCCTCGGCCTACAGCTGGACCTCTTCGACCTATTGTACATGGCCAGACTTTGAAGTATAATATGAAAGTGAGAGCTGGTAGGGGGTTTTCTCTTGAAGAACTCAAG GCTGCTGGTATTCCAAAGAAACTTGCTCCTACAATAGGAATTGCAGTTGATCACCGTCGCAAGAATCGCTCCTTGGAGGGTATCCAGGCTAACATTCGGAGGCTGAACACCTACAAGGCCAAATTGGTTGTCTTCCCAAGACGGGCTCGCAAGTTGAAG GCTGGTGATTCTGCTCCTGAGGAGCTGGCAACCGCTACTCAAGTACAAGGACAGTTTATGCCTATTGTACGTGAGAAGGCGTCTGTGGAGCTTGTGAAGGTCACCGAGGAGATGAAGTCATTCAAGGCTTATGACAAGCTCCGTGCGGAGCGTACGAATGCCCGCCATGTTGGTGTTAGGCTGAAGAGGGCTGCAGAAGCcgagaaggaagagaagaagtaG